In Diadema setosum chromosome 19, eeDiaSeto1, whole genome shotgun sequence, a genomic segment contains:
- the LOC140242921 gene encoding uncharacterized protein → MESLRNLLSWLVISVYLTHVIPAKSIRLSFTEGQDALAEYTFPDINHNDVSLEIRKGSNILFDKNGEEHLNAQQANRIKVSKEARGEDTVVRLSITNITREDESAYLCVLYDMHGTTVLETQSHYISIDFPPGPATCGSVAPSDFSIQNYLGSDETWTVINCHATMGTQSAYIACFNSDLRLPPLNMNINRTHLSGMFWTKKDQPVFCCSATFENGVDMCTCMEYKSHSKEVLCSSSPPTQPSSLQYNDMQTSLEKQLQHISSLVKAILGVTVPTMVFTTVGTCVFACRRLCKD, encoded by the coding sequence ATGGAAAGTCTACGTAATTTACTTTCATGGCTCGTCATATCAGTGTATCTAACTCATGTCATCCCAGCTAAATCAATAAGATTAAGTTTCACTGAAGGGCAAGATGCACTTGCAGAATATACATTCCCTGATATCAACCATAACGATGTGTCTCTTGAGATAAGGAAAGGCTCAAACATATTATTCGACAAAAATGGTGAAGAACACTTAAATGCTCAGCAGGCAAACAGAATAAAGGTATCTAAGGAAGCAAGGGGTGAAGATACAGTGGTGAGACTGAGTATCACCAACATTACAAGAGAGGACGAGAGTGCGTACCTTTGTGTTCTATACGACATGCATGGGACTACGGTTCTAGAGACTCAAAGTCATTACATATCAATTGATTTTCCCCCAGGACCAGCTACGTGTGGCAGTGTTGCGCCATCAGATTTCTCTATCCAGAATTACCTTGGTAGTGACGAAACTTGGACAGTTATAAACTGTCACGCTACAATGGGCACACAATCTGCCTACATCGCCTGTTTCAATTCTGATCTCAGGTTGCCTCCGTTGAACATGAATATCAACAGAACCCATCTGAGTGGAATGTTTTGGACCAAGAAAGATCAGCCTGTATTCTGTTGCTCTGCTACATTTGAGAATGGTGTAGATATGTGTACGTGTATGGAGTATAAAAGTCACAGTAAAGAGGTATTGTGTTCTTCTTCTCCACCTACACAACCTTCCTCTCTGCAATATAATGATATGCAGACATCTTTAGAGAAACAGTTGCAGCATATTTCCTCCCTCGTAAAAGCCATTCTTGGAGTCACAGTCCCAACAATGGTTTTTACAACTGTCGGCACATGCGTCTTTGCTTGTCGACGTTTGTGTAAAGATTAA
- the LOC140242922 gene encoding uncharacterized protein: MHLLHEYNQRKMNVIVFITLMRCLFASSACVTTSNRFRQEPADTFAAAGENVSFTCIAFSFFRDTERLEWLIEPNLYQTKQVDTFNTHEYQMESRLHVFTVGEIDQYFTCILHTFQLHGDADPVCMSSRRAKMTVGYFPSADELTCSPGGEVELRLGEVMTASCEVPRSKPAVDLSLRVEPQANLPNPTVLDTGLQRILRIDLQMEQNMDHMIFFCQVTSPFAFPDRKLECSIGPIRLLRPPQVVVDPQRGEISSSHPLSLVCMAGGYPDVTLYQWSCSPPGILGGCDATSKTVTLSVPGVTDRPTDVRLSHDQTIVVTCSATNLEGTGSNVTRVYYISSSTLTPDDYFQSVGVCLSINNIEVDSSWSTTGVQCSLDPRCSTNDWVYFQWFVNDYEITNNVTDDLVITTSSPYVSSLKFRYLEKSFVSQNVTCKVIFLNSHTKAYTDITMSCNLRGTKVSVSSQDGFDSKSVDQGSNNTMTEWLSVISCDGVNQGNDSNYWKQPVTQGTDTGLNDGGTKMAVGKLVAVVVSGVVAFVILTVCFIALFAKILANRKTKASSPSVAKRPEKTDDRNQRHDKGASCRSSDHVYETPIVSPASEKHDNFAMSPEHSQHTYAVGIEQTERPLSTDSKSSRNSFSHHTYMTPI, encoded by the coding sequence ATGCATCTTCTCCACGAATAcaatcaaagaaaaatgaatgtgatCGTCTTCATCACTCTCATGAGGTGTCTCTTTGCATCATCAGCATGTGTCACCACATCAAACAGATTTCGCCAGGAGCCTGCCGACACGTTTGCAGCAGCAGGCGAAAACGTTTCATTCACATGCATTGCTTTCAGCTTCTTCAGAGACACCGAGAGACTGGAGTGGCTAATTGAGCCAAACCTCTACCAGACGAAGCAGGTGGATACCTTCAATACACATGAATACCAAATGGAGTCACGGCTTCATGTCTTCACTGTTGGTGAGATTGACCAATACTTTACTTGCATCCTCCATACTTTTCAGTTGCATGGAGATGCCGATCCAGTATGCATGTCATCGAGAAGAGCTAAAATGACTGTTGGGTACTTTCCAAGTGCTGATGAGCTCACCTGTAGCCCAGGTGGAGAGGTAGAACTGAGGCTTGGGGAAGTGATGACAGCATCCTGTGAAGTTCCTCGGAGCAAACCTGCGGTGGATCTAAGTTTGAGGGTAGAGCCACAGGCTAATCTGCCAAATCCCACAGTGCTTGATACAGGATTGCAACGCATTTTGAGAATTGATCTACAAATGGAACAGAATATGGACCACATGATTTTCTTCTGTCAGGTCACAAGTCCGTTCGCTTTTCCCGACAGAAAGTTGGAATGTTCCATTGGTCCAATCAGATTGCTTCGCCCACCACAGGTGGTGGTGGATCCTCAGCGAGGAGAGATCTCTTCCTCTCATCCTCTCTCTCTAGTTTGCATGGCAGGTGGATATCCGGACGTGACACTCTACCAATGGTCCTGCTCACCGCCTGGCATCCTAGGGGGATGTGATGCAACATCTAAGACTGTAACTTTGTCAGTTCCTGGAGTTACAGATAGGCCCACTGATGTAAGACTTTCACATGACCAGACAATTGTTGTTACATGTTCTGCAACAAATTTAGAAGGCACAGGTTCCAATGTTACCAGGGTTTATTACATCAGCAGCAGTACACTCACGCCGGATGATTATTTTCAATCTGTAGGTGTTTGTCTAAGCATCAACAACATTGAGGTGGATAGCTCGTGGAGCACTACAGGAGTACAGTGCTCTCTAGATCCAAGGTGTTCAACCAATGATTGGGTGTACTTCCAATGGTTTGTTAATGATTACGAGATCACTAACAATGTCACTGATGACTTGGTCATTACCACAAGTTCCCCTTATGTGTCTTCCCTCAAATTCAGATATCTTGAGAAATCATTTGTCAGCCAAAATGTGACATGCAAAGTAATATTTCTAAACTCTCATACTAAAGCATACACTGATATTACCATGTCCTGCAATCTTCGTGGTACAAAAGTGTCAGTATCATCTCAAGATGGGTTTGACAGTAAGAGTGTAGACCAGGGCTCCAATAATACAATGACAGAATGGCTCTCTGTGATCTCTTGTGATGGAGTCAACCAAGGAAATGATTCCAACTACTGGAAACAACCTGTAACTCAAGGTACCGATACGGGACTCAACGATGGTGGAACAAAGATGGCAGTCGGAAAACTTGTAGCAGTTGTGGTCTCGGGTGTTGTGGCGTTTGTCATTCTGACAGTGTGCTTTATTGCACTCTTTGCTAAGATTCTAGCCAATCGCAAAACCAAAGCATCATCCCCATCAGTTGCAAAACGCCCAGAGAAAACTGACGATAGAAATCAGAGGCATGACAAGGGTGCTAGCTGTAGGTCAAGTGATCACGTCTATGAGACCCCCATAGTATCCCCTGCGTCTGAGAAACATGATAACTTTGCAATGTCTCCTGAACACAGTCAACATACATACGCCGTCGGCATTGAACAAACCGAAAGACCCTTGAGCACTGATTCAAAGTCTTCCAGGAACAGTTTTAGTCATCATACATATATGACACCAATATAA